Sequence from the Gloeocapsa sp. DLM2.Bin57 genome:
TATTAGCACCAGTGATAGTCAAGGTCAGAGTTTCACGGTTCAACGATTCTGGTAATCCTTCTAGTTGTTGTTTTAAACTAGTTAAATTTAATTCGGGAGCTTCTTGAGCTAAACTAGTTAACATTTGTTGACAAGAAGCGATCGCGCCATTAACCTTGGTTATATCTAGATTTATCCTGACTAATGGGGGTGATGGTTGTTTTTTCCCTTTATTTTGTAGTAACCAGAGTAACCCGCCTAGAGCGATCGCTCCACTGACACTCCATTCTCCTATAGCTACTACCGAATCTCCCAGGTTTGACCACAACCATACTGTTAACCCTAAACCAACTGTGGTAATTAAAATCGGCTTATCTAGTTTTACCCCCATTGTTTTTGTCCCTTAATTACTACTTATTCCCCTGATTCATTTTAACAAGTTTAGGATACTGAGAACACAAAAGTTACCTTATCTTCCTTCCCTAGGGAAAAGCGATCGCCCGTTGTCAAAAGATGACGATTACCTTGCGGTAAGGGTTGACCATTAATATAAGTGCCATTGGCACTACCCATATCTTCTAGATAATAACAGCCATCCTCTTCTAAACGAATATCCGCGTGGATGCGAGAGACTATATCCGAGTCAGGGAATGCGGAGACGTCTATATCTGGAGCTATTTGGTCGTTAGGTCTTCCTAAGTAGATAACTTTTGATTCTTTAGGTAGTTCTAAATTTTGTTCGGTTTGAACGTGATGTAAAAAAGCAGTAGAA
This genomic interval carries:
- a CDS encoding FHA domain-containing protein, with amino-acid sequence MVICPSCAHVNPDGATNCEECMTPLPMMIQCPQCGESVQDDAVFCGNCGYNLQQNNTAPETPEIPEIPVVIESEETEAEVEETAVIQELEVPPVEIEELKPTISTAFLHHVQTEQNLELPKESKVIYLGRPNDQIAPDIDVSAFPDSDIVSRIHADIRLEEDGCYYLEDMGSANGTYINGQPLPQGNRHLLTTGDRFSLGKEDKVTFVFSVS